A single Orcinus orca chromosome 2, mOrcOrc1.1, whole genome shotgun sequence DNA region contains:
- the PLA2G4B gene encoding cytosolic phospholipase A2 beta isoform X2: protein MIHAKVPGTCLLTIHVLQARDLPSKDLLTPSDCYVTLWLPSASSHQLQTRVVKNSRNPIWNQSFHFRIHTQLKNIVQFKVFDQDLLTKDDPLLLVLFDVGTLRAGESRRESFSLNPQGKEQLEVEFRLQNLTDCAERLVSNGILVARELSCLCVQLEKAGGQQGSEGRVQLVVPGSCEGPQEASVGAGSFRFHWPACWEQELSVHLQDEPQEQLKVPLRALPSDQVVRRVFPTSQEPLMKVELKKEEGPRELAVRLDCRPCAEERAFLSRRKQVVAKALKQALQLDGDLQEDEIPVVAVAATGGGTRAMTSLYGQLAGLKELGLLDCISYITGASGSTWALANLYEDPEWSQKNLAGPIESLKTQVTKSKLGVVAPSQLWRYQQELAERAHLGHPPCFTTLWALINEALLHDEPHDHKLSDQREALSRGQNPLPIYCALNTKERNLTTFEFGEWCEFSPYEVGFPKYGAFIPSELFGSEFFMGRLIKRLPESRICFLEGIWSNVYAASLQDSLYWSSEPSQFWDRWAQAQASLDKEQVPLLNIQEPPTVASRIAEFFTDLLTRRPLAQATHNFLRGLSFHKDYFQHPHFSAWKATKLDGLPSQLTPAEPFLCLLDVGYLVNTSCPPLLRPTRDVDLILSLDYNLHGAFQQLQILDRFCQEQGIPFPSISPSPEEQCQPRECHLFSDPAHPDAPAVLHFPLVNASFREYSAPGVRRTAEAQEAGEVNLSSSDSPYHYMKVTYSREDMDKLLRLTHYNICNNQEQLLEALREAVRRHRQRRAE, encoded by the exons ATGATTCAC gCAAAGGTGCCTGGGACCTGCTTGCTCACCATTCATGTCCTGCAGGCCCGTGACCTGCCCTCCAAGGACCTAT TGACCCCCTCTGACTGCTACGTGACTCTGTGGCTGCCCTCGGCCTCCAGCCACCAGCTCCAGACGCGCGTGGTCAAGAACAGCAGAAACCCCATCTGGAATCAGAGCTTTCATTTCCGAATCCACACCCAGCTCAAG AACATCGTGCAGTTCAAAGTCTTTGACCAGGACCTTCTGACCAAGGATGACCCTCTGTTGTTGGTGCTGTTTGACGTGGGGACTTTGCGGGCTGGGGAGTCCCGGCGTGAGAGCTTCTCACTGAACCCTCAG GGCAAGGAGCAGCTGGAAGTTGAATTTCGGCTGCAGAATCT GACCGACTGTGCTGAGCGCCTCGTCAGTAATGGCATCCTGGTG GCCCGGGAGCTCTCCTGCTTGTGTGTTCAACTGGAGAAGGCTGGGGGCCAGCAGG GGTCGGAGGGCAGAGTTCAGCTCGTGGTTCCTGGGTCCTGTGAGGGTCCGCAGGAGGCCTCCGTGGGCGCCGGCTCCTTCCGCTTCCATTGGCCGGCCTGCTGGGAGCAGGAGCTGAGTGTTCACCTGCAG GATGAGCCCCAAGAGCAGCTAAAGGTGCCTCTGAGGGCACTGCCCTCTGACCAGGTGGTGAGACGTGTCTTCCCTACATCCCAG GAGCCCCTGATGAAGGTGGAGCTGAAAAAAGAAGAAGG ACCGAGAGAGCTGGCAGTGCGGCTGGACTGCAGGCCCTGTGCCGAGGAGCGGGCCTTCCTGAGCAGGAGGAAACAGGTGGTGGCCAAGGCCCTGAAGCAGGCCCTGCAGCTGGATGGAGACCTGCAGGAGGATGAG ATCCCAGTGGTAGCTGTTGCGGCCACTGGTGGTGGGACCCGGGCCATGACTTCCCTGTATGGGCAGCTGGCGGGCCTGAAGGAGCTGGGCCTCTTGGACTGCATCTCCTACATCACAGGGGCCTCGGGCTCCACCTG GGCTTTGGCCAACCTCTATGAGGACCCAGAGTGGTCTCAGAAGAACCTGGCAGGGCCCATCGAGTCACTGAAGACGCAGGTGACCAAGAGCAAGCTGGGCGTGGTGGCCCCCAGCCAGCTGTGGCGGTACCAGCAGGAGCTGGCTGAGCGTGCACACCTGGGCCACCCGCCCTGCTTCACCACCCTGTGGGCCCTCATCAACGAGGCGCTGTTGCATGAcgag CCTCACGACCACAAACTCTCAGACCAGCGGGAGGCCCTGAGCCGTGGCCAGAACCCTCTGCCCATCTACTGTGCTCTCAACACCAAAGAACGGAACCTGACTACTTTTGAATTTGGGG AGTGGTGTGAGTTCTCCCCCTACGAGGTCGGCTTTCCCAAGTACGGCGCCTTCATCCCCTCTGAGCTCTTCGGCTCCGAGTTCTTCATGGGGCGCCTGATAAAGCGGCTTCCTGAGTCCCGCATCTGCTTCCTGGAAG GCATCTGGAGCAACGTGTACGCAGCCAGCCTCCAGGACAGCTTGTATTGGTCCTCCGAGCCCAGCCAGTTCTGGGACCGCTGGGCACAGGCTCAGGCCAGCCTGG ACAAGGAGCAGGTCCCCCTTCTGAATATACAAGAGCCTCCCACAGTGGCCAGCAGGATAGCTGAGTTCTTCACTGACCTTCTGACACGGCGTCCACTTGCCCAGGCCACCCACAATTTCCTCCGTGGCCTCTCTTTCCACAAGGACTATTTCCAGCATCCTCACTTCTCTGCCTGGAAAG CCACCAAACTGGATGGCCTCCCCAGCCAGCTGACACCTGCAGAACCCTTCCTTTGCCTGTTGGATGTTGGCTACTTAGTCAACACCAGCTGCCCACCCCTCCTGCGGCCCACACGGGACGTGGACCTCATCCTGTCGCTGGATTACAACCTCCATGGAGCCTTTCAG CAGCTGCAGATCCTGGATCGGTTCTGCCAGGAGCAGGGCATCCCATTCCCGTCCATCTCACCCAGCCCCGAGGAGCAGTGCCAGCCCCGGGAGTGCCACCTCTTCTCGGACCCTGCCCACCCTGACGCCCCTGCTGTGCTGCACTTCCCGCTGGTCAACGCCTCTTTCCGGGAGTACTCAGCCCCAG GGGTCCGGCGGACGGCCGAGGCGCAGGAGGCCGGGGAGGTGAACCTGTCTTCATCCGACTCCCCCTACCACTACATGAAGGTGACTTACAGCCGGGAGGACATGGACAAGCTGCTCCGCCTGACGCATTACAACATCTGCAACAACCAGGAGCAGCTGCTGGAGGCCCTGCGTGAGGCTGTGCGGCGGCACAGGCAGCGCCGGGCCGAGTGA
- the PLA2G4B gene encoding cytosolic phospholipase A2 beta isoform X1, with protein sequence MALAKVPGTCLLTIHVLQARDLPSKDLLTPSDCYVTLWLPSASSHQLQTRVVKNSRNPIWNQSFHFRIHTQLKNIVQFKVFDQDLLTKDDPLLLVLFDVGTLRAGESRRESFSLNPQGKEQLEVEFRLQNLTDCAERLVSNGILVARELSCLCVQLEKAGGQQGSEGRVQLVVPGSCEGPQEASVGAGSFRFHWPACWEQELSVHLQDEPQEQLKVPLRALPSDQVVRRVFPTSQEPLMKVELKKEEGPRELAVRLDCRPCAEERAFLSRRKQVVAKALKQALQLDGDLQEDEIPVVAVAATGGGTRAMTSLYGQLAGLKELGLLDCISYITGASGSTWALANLYEDPEWSQKNLAGPIESLKTQVTKSKLGVVAPSQLWRYQQELAERAHLGHPPCFTTLWALINEALLHDEPHDHKLSDQREALSRGQNPLPIYCALNTKERNLTTFEFGEWCEFSPYEVGFPKYGAFIPSELFGSEFFMGRLIKRLPESRICFLEGIWSNVYAASLQDSLYWSSEPSQFWDRWAQAQASLDKEQVPLLNIQEPPTVASRIAEFFTDLLTRRPLAQATHNFLRGLSFHKDYFQHPHFSAWKATKLDGLPSQLTPAEPFLCLLDVGYLVNTSCPPLLRPTRDVDLILSLDYNLHGAFQQLQILDRFCQEQGIPFPSISPSPEEQCQPRECHLFSDPAHPDAPAVLHFPLVNASFREYSAPGVRRTAEAQEAGEVNLSSSDSPYHYMKVTYSREDMDKLLRLTHYNICNNQEQLLEALREAVRRHRQRRAE encoded by the exons ATGGCTCTG gCAAAGGTGCCTGGGACCTGCTTGCTCACCATTCATGTCCTGCAGGCCCGTGACCTGCCCTCCAAGGACCTAT TGACCCCCTCTGACTGCTACGTGACTCTGTGGCTGCCCTCGGCCTCCAGCCACCAGCTCCAGACGCGCGTGGTCAAGAACAGCAGAAACCCCATCTGGAATCAGAGCTTTCATTTCCGAATCCACACCCAGCTCAAG AACATCGTGCAGTTCAAAGTCTTTGACCAGGACCTTCTGACCAAGGATGACCCTCTGTTGTTGGTGCTGTTTGACGTGGGGACTTTGCGGGCTGGGGAGTCCCGGCGTGAGAGCTTCTCACTGAACCCTCAG GGCAAGGAGCAGCTGGAAGTTGAATTTCGGCTGCAGAATCT GACCGACTGTGCTGAGCGCCTCGTCAGTAATGGCATCCTGGTG GCCCGGGAGCTCTCCTGCTTGTGTGTTCAACTGGAGAAGGCTGGGGGCCAGCAGG GGTCGGAGGGCAGAGTTCAGCTCGTGGTTCCTGGGTCCTGTGAGGGTCCGCAGGAGGCCTCCGTGGGCGCCGGCTCCTTCCGCTTCCATTGGCCGGCCTGCTGGGAGCAGGAGCTGAGTGTTCACCTGCAG GATGAGCCCCAAGAGCAGCTAAAGGTGCCTCTGAGGGCACTGCCCTCTGACCAGGTGGTGAGACGTGTCTTCCCTACATCCCAG GAGCCCCTGATGAAGGTGGAGCTGAAAAAAGAAGAAGG ACCGAGAGAGCTGGCAGTGCGGCTGGACTGCAGGCCCTGTGCCGAGGAGCGGGCCTTCCTGAGCAGGAGGAAACAGGTGGTGGCCAAGGCCCTGAAGCAGGCCCTGCAGCTGGATGGAGACCTGCAGGAGGATGAG ATCCCAGTGGTAGCTGTTGCGGCCACTGGTGGTGGGACCCGGGCCATGACTTCCCTGTATGGGCAGCTGGCGGGCCTGAAGGAGCTGGGCCTCTTGGACTGCATCTCCTACATCACAGGGGCCTCGGGCTCCACCTG GGCTTTGGCCAACCTCTATGAGGACCCAGAGTGGTCTCAGAAGAACCTGGCAGGGCCCATCGAGTCACTGAAGACGCAGGTGACCAAGAGCAAGCTGGGCGTGGTGGCCCCCAGCCAGCTGTGGCGGTACCAGCAGGAGCTGGCTGAGCGTGCACACCTGGGCCACCCGCCCTGCTTCACCACCCTGTGGGCCCTCATCAACGAGGCGCTGTTGCATGAcgag CCTCACGACCACAAACTCTCAGACCAGCGGGAGGCCCTGAGCCGTGGCCAGAACCCTCTGCCCATCTACTGTGCTCTCAACACCAAAGAACGGAACCTGACTACTTTTGAATTTGGGG AGTGGTGTGAGTTCTCCCCCTACGAGGTCGGCTTTCCCAAGTACGGCGCCTTCATCCCCTCTGAGCTCTTCGGCTCCGAGTTCTTCATGGGGCGCCTGATAAAGCGGCTTCCTGAGTCCCGCATCTGCTTCCTGGAAG GCATCTGGAGCAACGTGTACGCAGCCAGCCTCCAGGACAGCTTGTATTGGTCCTCCGAGCCCAGCCAGTTCTGGGACCGCTGGGCACAGGCTCAGGCCAGCCTGG ACAAGGAGCAGGTCCCCCTTCTGAATATACAAGAGCCTCCCACAGTGGCCAGCAGGATAGCTGAGTTCTTCACTGACCTTCTGACACGGCGTCCACTTGCCCAGGCCACCCACAATTTCCTCCGTGGCCTCTCTTTCCACAAGGACTATTTCCAGCATCCTCACTTCTCTGCCTGGAAAG CCACCAAACTGGATGGCCTCCCCAGCCAGCTGACACCTGCAGAACCCTTCCTTTGCCTGTTGGATGTTGGCTACTTAGTCAACACCAGCTGCCCACCCCTCCTGCGGCCCACACGGGACGTGGACCTCATCCTGTCGCTGGATTACAACCTCCATGGAGCCTTTCAG CAGCTGCAGATCCTGGATCGGTTCTGCCAGGAGCAGGGCATCCCATTCCCGTCCATCTCACCCAGCCCCGAGGAGCAGTGCCAGCCCCGGGAGTGCCACCTCTTCTCGGACCCTGCCCACCCTGACGCCCCTGCTGTGCTGCACTTCCCGCTGGTCAACGCCTCTTTCCGGGAGTACTCAGCCCCAG GGGTCCGGCGGACGGCCGAGGCGCAGGAGGCCGGGGAGGTGAACCTGTCTTCATCCGACTCCCCCTACCACTACATGAAGGTGACTTACAGCCGGGAGGACATGGACAAGCTGCTCCGCCTGACGCATTACAACATCTGCAACAACCAGGAGCAGCTGCTGGAGGCCCTGCGTGAGGCTGTGCGGCGGCACAGGCAGCGCCGGGCCGAGTGA
- the JMJD7 gene encoding bifunctional peptidase and (3S)-lysyl hydroxylase JMJD7, translating to MADAALDAVRRELREFPAAARELSVPPAVPYLDKPPGPLHFYRDWVCPNRPCIIRNALQHWPALQKWSLPYLRATAGSAEVSVAVTPDGYADAVRGDRFVMPAERRLPLSCVLDVLEGRAQHPGVLYVQKQCSNLLTELPQLLPDLEPHVPWASEALGKMPDAVNFWLGEAAAVTSLHKDHYENLYCVVSGEKHFLLHPPSDRPFIPYELYTPATYQLTKEGSFKMVDEEAMEKVPWIPLDPLAPDLAEYPSYSQAQALHCTVQTGEMLYLPALWFHHVQQSHGCMAVNFWYDMEYDLKYSYFQLLDSLTKASGLN from the exons ATGGCGGACGCGGCTTTGGACGCTGTGCGAAGGGAGTTACGGGAGTTCCCGGCTGCGGCAAGGG AGCTCAGCGTGCCTCCTGCTGTGCCCTACCTGGACAAGCCCCCGGGTCCACTCCACTTCTACCGTGACTGGGTCTGCCCCAACAGGCCCTGCATCATCCGAAATGCCCTGCAGCACTGGCCAGCCCTCCAGAAGTGGTCCCTCCCCTACCTCAG AGCCACGGCGGGCTCCGCGGAGGTGAGTGTGGCGGTGACCCCAGATGGTTACGCGGATGCCGTGCGAGGGGACCGGTTTGTGATGCCTGCCGAGCGCCGCCTGCCCCTGAGCTGTGTGCTGGACGTGCTGGAGGGCCGAGCACAACACCCCGGGGTCCTCTACGTGCAGAAGCAGTGCTCCAACCTCCTCACCGAGCTGCCCCAGCTGTTGCCTGATCTGGAGCCCCACGTGCCCTGGGCCTCTGAGGCGCTGG GAAAGATGCCTGATGCTGTGAACTTCTGGCTGGGGGAGGCAGCTGCAGTGACATCAT TGCATAAGGACCACTATGAGAACCTCTACTGTGTGGTCTCGGGAGAGAAACACTTCCTGCTGCATCCACCCAGCGACCGGCCCTTCATCCCCTATG AGCTGTACACACCGGCAACCTACCAGCTAACCAAAGAGGGCTCATTCAAGATGGTGGATGAAGAGGCCATGGAGAAG GTGCCTTGGATCCCACTGGACCCCTTGGCTCCAGATCTGGCCGAGTACCCCAGTTACAGTCAGGCCCAGGCCCTTCACTGCACCGTGCAGACTGGCGAGATGCTCTATCTGCCCGCCCTGTGGTTCCACCACGTCCAGCAGTCCCATGGCTGCATGGCCG TGAATTTCTGGTACGACATGGAGTATGACCTCAAGTACAGTTACTTCCAGCTGCTTGACTCCCTCACTAAGGCCTCAGGCCTCAACTGA